One Mycoplasmoides pneumoniae FH genomic region harbors:
- the trmB gene encoding tRNA (guanosine(46)-N7)-methyltransferase TrmB, with product MRLRKVKDALVRVQDSPYFSNPEQLSTIESESLFVEIGCGKSWFLSQQAQQNPKCFFVGIEREPTIVLKAINKVNRLEVKPRNLLITCLDANQLTEYLKPQSISKIFINFPDPWPKKRHTLRRLTAPHFLKQFHQLLKKQGLIEFKTDNDQLFEFTLEVLQKTVAHFKIIEQTTDLHNSPLASTNIMTEYEQRFVSLGVKIKKLTLEKLN from the coding sequence GTGCGCTTAAGAAAAGTTAAAGATGCTCTTGTAAGGGTACAAGACAGCCCTTACTTTAGTAACCCAGAACAACTGTCAACTATTGAAAGTGAATCGCTCTTCGTGGAAATAGGTTGTGGTAAAAGTTGGTTTTTAAGCCAGCAAGCACAGCAAAACCCAAAGTGTTTTTTTGTGGGAATCGAGCGTGAACCCACGATTGTTTTAAAGGCAATTAATAAGGTAAACCGCTTAGAGGTTAAACCACGTAATTTATTAATAACGTGTTTGGATGCCAACCAGCTAACAGAGTACTTAAAACCACAATCGATTAGCAAAATCTTCATTAACTTCCCCGATCCTTGACCAAAAAAGCGTCACACGTTGAGGCGACTAACTGCTCCACATTTCCTCAAGCAGTTTCACCAACTTTTAAAAAAGCAAGGTTTAATAGAATTCAAAACGGACAACGATCAGTTGTTTGAATTTACCTTAGAAGTCTTGCAGAAAACAGTAGCTCACTTTAAGATAATTGAGCAAACGACAGATCTGCACAATTCACCTTTGGCTAGTACCAATATTATGACCGAATACGAACAGCGCTTTGTTAGTTTAGGGGTTAAGATTAAAAAGCTAACGCTTGAAAAACTAAATTAG